In a single window of the Pyrobaculum sp. 3827-6 genome:
- a CDS encoding helicase HerA domain-containing protein encodes MNYYDKTLALFGLSLLAIAILAKAYPPLALLAVLPVLAWGEEVLVWIYTRVAPLEPVRVLYEEPGVKAAYDPRRRLYHIFWAAEPVLSVYGIEAAPRLHELYSKLSLKSWEWVTYIVVGEMKYIRYTAKRLAPDRVRQVEQVLGEYFVLRRVRPWISSSQKPPAAWPYATSLAFFLLALVSSGWFLLVIPLWLFVYRRVRRWHREPLLTAAVSHMSRASALPASRDMLETMASAEATAFADMSKWAVAFTDWSPGEVQKKFVKAYEGRDTGKRLIRIRELSEFIDRMARYNERPVKIYPFGSKDLHSIYMTQDWIAAYDFWTLRNGVKALSHDLARFPVFYGGTTMAVGRRLELGLDRFGRPVGIDIDALPTAHAVIIGASGTGKSWTVGTWALKLADLGVELVIIDPHGDYRQLAKLLGARVVDVPRELPKGVLTLSKNKYFRRLLEEFSVEVVRGEGGEVDVAATLARLYPSEFVEVGGGHVVYAMDAVAEDEEMLAFYLSLLLIYHYALLAGQRHEKLRTVVIVDEARLVGSTVAINALGEIESTALRKVKTYAMGGRKWGFSIWLIVQAHDDIPRKVLKNAAFVVVFSGNYIYLADTVAELRLTRSDENYLQTSVTPRESTALERRPYSMGVLIVGTRGMKYYMKIPLDMRLKA; translated from the coding sequence ATGAACTACTACGACAAGACACTTGCGCTGTTCGGCTTGTCGCTCTTGGCGATAGCCATACTAGCCAAGGCGTATCCGCCTCTGGCCCTTCTAGCCGTACTGCCGGTGCTGGCGTGGGGTGAGGAGGTGCTGGTGTGGATATACACGCGGGTTGCCCCTCTGGAGCCTGTGAGAGTGCTCTACGAGGAGCCGGGCGTCAAGGCGGCGTACGACCCCCGCCGCAGGCTGTACCACATATTCTGGGCGGCTGAGCCGGTGCTGTCGGTGTACGGCATAGAGGCGGCTCCACGCCTCCACGAGCTCTACTCAAAGCTTTCGCTTAAGAGCTGGGAGTGGGTAACCTACATCGTCGTCGGGGAGATGAAGTACATACGGTACACCGCCAAGCGCCTCGCGCCGGACCGCGTGAGGCAGGTGGAGCAGGTGCTGGGGGAGTACTTCGTGCTGAGGAGGGTGAGGCCCTGGATATCCAGCTCCCAGAAGCCTCCGGCGGCGTGGCCCTACGCCACGTCGCTGGCGTTCTTCCTACTGGCCCTCGTGTCCAGCGGCTGGTTTCTGCTGGTGATACCGCTGTGGCTGTTTGTATACAGACGGGTGAGGAGGTGGCACCGGGAGCCCCTCCTCACAGCCGCCGTGTCTCACATGTCCAGAGCCTCGGCGCTACCCGCTTCTAGGGACATGTTGGAGACAATGGCGTCGGCGGAGGCCACCGCATTCGCAGACATGTCTAAGTGGGCCGTGGCATTCACAGACTGGAGCCCGGGGGAGGTCCAGAAGAAATTCGTCAAGGCCTACGAGGGTAGGGACACGGGCAAGCGCCTTATTAGAATCAGGGAGCTGTCAGAGTTCATAGACAGGATGGCTAGGTACAACGAGAGGCCCGTCAAGATATACCCATTTGGTAGCAAAGACCTCCACTCCATATACATGACGCAGGACTGGATCGCGGCGTACGACTTCTGGACGCTGAGGAACGGGGTGAAGGCCCTCAGCCACGACTTGGCTAGGTTCCCGGTGTTCTACGGCGGCACCACCATGGCTGTGGGTAGGAGGCTTGAGCTTGGCCTCGACAGATTCGGCCGGCCCGTCGGCATAGACATAGACGCCCTACCCACGGCGCATGCAGTGATTATAGGCGCCTCTGGCACCGGCAAGTCGTGGACGGTTGGGACTTGGGCCCTGAAGCTTGCCGACCTCGGCGTAGAGCTCGTCATCATCGACCCCCACGGAGACTACAGACAGCTGGCGAAGCTACTCGGCGCCAGGGTAGTAGACGTGCCGAGGGAGCTACCCAAGGGCGTCCTCACTCTTTCGAAAAACAAGTACTTCAGACGCCTCCTGGAGGAGTTTAGTGTGGAGGTGGTGAGGGGTGAGGGTGGCGAGGTGGACGTGGCCGCCACGTTGGCTAGGCTGTACCCGTCTGAGTTTGTGGAGGTGGGTGGCGGCCATGTGGTCTACGCCATGGACGCCGTGGCCGAGGACGAGGAGATGCTGGCCTTCTACCTCTCCCTCCTCTTGATATACCACTACGCCCTCCTCGCGGGTCAGAGACACGAAAAGCTGAGGACCGTCGTTATAGTAGACGAGGCGCGGCTGGTGGGCTCCACAGTGGCGATAAACGCGTTGGGGGAGATCGAGTCTACGGCGCTTCGCAAGGTGAAGACGTACGCCATGGGTGGGAGGAAGTGGGGCTTCTCCATTTGGCTCATAGTGCAGGCACACGACGACATACCCCGCAAGGTGCTGAAGAACGCCGCCTTTGTCGTCGTCTTCTCCGGCAACTACATCTACCTGGCTGACACCGTGGCGGAGCTGAGGCTTACCAGGTCGGATGAGAACTACCTACAGACGTCAGTGACGCCGAGGGAGTCCACGGCGCTTGAAAGAAGGCCCTACTCAATGGGGGTGTTAATAGTCGGCACTAGGGGGATGAAGTACTACATGAAGATACCGCTGGACATGCGGCTGAAGGCATGA